The Methanomicrobiales archaeon genome has a segment encoding these proteins:
- a CDS encoding MarR family transcriptional regulator: MREEERDWAVYCLISGGRATTRESIVGILDLDPDTIEESLQRLEASLLIGREGAELRALSIGESIVRCQARYNDDFPVYVENGVIKVRQKRMP, translated from the coding sequence GTGCGAGAAGAAGAGCGTGACTGGGCGGTCTACTGCCTGATCAGCGGAGGCAGGGCAACGACACGGGAGTCGATCGTCGGCATCCTTGACCTGGACCCGGACACCATCGAAGAGTCCCTGCAGCGGCTGGAGGCGAGCCTTCTCATCGGGCGGGAGGGCGCGGAGCTGAGGGCGCTCTCGATCGGAGAGTCCATCGTGCGCTGCCAGGCCCGGTACAACGACGACTTTCCCGTCTACGTGGAGAACGGCGTGATCAAAGTCAGACAGAAGAGGATGCCCTGA
- a CDS encoding tRNA (cytidine(56)-2'-O)-methyltransferase: MVPAVAVLRLGHRPVRDQRVTTHVGLAARAFGAEGIYIAAEDAGLVQSLRDVVERWGGQFFVQDGVKWRRCIQEWKGGGGTVVHLTMYGMPVQQVVARIRACERVLVVVGAEKVPGEVYGLADFNVAVTGQPHSEISSLAVFLDRLFEGRELEREFPGARIRVEPSEHGKKTHEIC, from the coding sequence ATGGTGCCGGCCGTCGCGGTTCTCCGCCTTGGCCACCGTCCGGTCCGGGATCAGCGGGTGACCACGCACGTTGGGCTGGCAGCCCGGGCCTTCGGGGCAGAGGGGATCTACATCGCGGCCGAGGACGCGGGCCTCGTCCAGAGCCTGCGAGACGTGGTGGAGCGCTGGGGCGGGCAGTTTTTCGTGCAGGACGGGGTGAAATGGCGGCGCTGCATACAGGAATGGAAGGGGGGTGGCGGCACTGTCGTCCACCTCACCATGTACGGGATGCCCGTCCAGCAGGTCGTGGCGAGAATCCGCGCCTGCGAACGGGTGCTGGTCGTGGTGGGGGCGGAGAAGGTGCCGGGCGAGGTATACGGGCTCGCCGACTTCAACGTCGCCGTGACGGGTCAGCCGCACTCCGAGATCTCCAGCCTCGCGGTGTTTCTGGACCGCCTCTTTGAGGGGCGAGAACTAGAGCGGGAGTTCCCCGGCGCCCGCATCCGCGTTGAGCCGAGCGAACACGGGAAGAAGACGCACGAAATATGCTAG
- a CDS encoding UPF0280 family protein, which produces MLREHFEFKETITTILADSEEHVAAAKEGLIAAHQEVERCIAADPFFAATLEAYRPRCELRTVVRMAEASASPGVGPMAAVAGAIAWAGVEAMQACGAPFAVIDNGGDIALVSDRSLRVGIHAGDSPLSDRIALLVPPQEQILGICTSSATVGPSISFGMADAVTVLSRNVASADAWATAICNEVTPQDQRCLERLAGTDVIGVLIVMGDCVVQWGDLPPLVPAAVGRDRITAGRALYQLSSIQRNAPR; this is translated from the coding sequence GATCCTCGCCGACAGCGAAGAGCATGTCGCCGCGGCAAAAGAGGGGTTGATCGCGGCGCACCAGGAGGTGGAGCGGTGCATCGCGGCCGACCCCTTCTTTGCTGCCACTCTCGAGGCCTACCGTCCCCGCTGCGAGCTGCGGACCGTGGTGCGGATGGCAGAGGCTTCCGCTTCGCCCGGCGTGGGTCCGATGGCGGCGGTTGCCGGGGCGATCGCCTGGGCGGGGGTCGAAGCGATGCAGGCGTGCGGCGCTCCATTCGCCGTGATCGACAACGGGGGCGATATCGCCCTGGTGAGCGACCGGAGTCTCCGTGTCGGCATCCACGCGGGCGATTCACCGCTCTCGGACCGGATCGCGCTTCTCGTCCCTCCCCAGGAGCAGATTCTCGGGATCTGCACCTCGTCAGCCACGGTCGGACCCTCCATCAGTTTCGGGATGGCGGACGCCGTTACGGTCCTCTCGCGGAATGTGGCGAGCGCCGATGCCTGGGCAACCGCGATCTGCAACGAAGTCACGCCGCAGGACCAGCGCTGCCTGGAGCGGCTCGCCGGTACCGACGTGATCGGGGTCCTTATCGTGATGGGCGACTGCGTGGTACAGTGGGGGGATCTCCCGCCCCTCGTCCCCGCCGCTGTCGGGCGGGATCGAATCACGGCCGGCAGAGCGCTCTATCAACTCTCCTCGATCCAGCGGAACGCACCCCGGTAG
- a CDS encoding ATP-grasp domain-containing protein produces MLGRVLVAGFATRHVVQSARRAGYAVYAIDHFCDQDLGWYAQECVKFQELDEIGEKVAEMARLHSIDILVVTSGAEEIAAPVPLYGTPPRQVERYLDKLEIQRFLEENRFPAPPLAAAGEYPAMLKPRRGAGGWRNQMVRNTEEEARWREVFGDHPYIAQRMVSGTAASVSCLADGSRARAVAANRQLLRGEGERQFGFSGSLTPLPNHPLSARMIRLAEEIAGASGCIGSIGVDFVLGEDAFAIEINPRFQATLDTVEMATGLNLFRLHMDACRGRLPERMPAPSRFAVRRILFSERDRTIRADLAPLSPRVADIPWPGTDVEEGQAIISLYGWGETPEAAFGMLDRTTDQVRRLLQ; encoded by the coding sequence ATGCTAGGGCGGGTTCTCGTCGCGGGTTTTGCCACGCGGCACGTGGTGCAGTCGGCTCGCCGCGCCGGCTACGCCGTGTACGCGATCGACCACTTCTGCGATCAGGATCTCGGCTGGTATGCGCAGGAGTGCGTGAAATTCCAGGAACTGGACGAGATCGGGGAGAAGGTGGCGGAGATGGCGCGTCTGCACTCTATCGACATCCTGGTCGTCACATCGGGCGCCGAGGAGATCGCCGCCCCGGTACCCCTCTACGGGACCCCGCCCCGCCAAGTCGAGCGTTACCTCGACAAACTGGAGATCCAGCGGTTCCTGGAGGAGAACCGTTTCCCCGCACCGCCTCTTGCCGCGGCGGGGGAGTATCCCGCCATGCTGAAGCCCCGCCGGGGGGCGGGGGGATGGCGGAACCAGATGGTGCGCAACACCGAAGAGGAGGCGCGCTGGCGGGAGGTCTTCGGCGATCACCCCTACATCGCCCAGCGTATGGTCTCTGGAACGGCGGCCAGCGTCTCTTGCCTGGCGGACGGATCGCGTGCGCGGGCTGTGGCGGCCAACCGCCAGCTGCTGCGGGGGGAGGGGGAGCGGCAGTTTGGATTCTCCGGCTCCCTCACGCCGCTCCCGAATCATCCGCTCTCCGCACGGATGATCCGCCTTGCCGAGGAGATCGCCGGGGCAAGCGGCTGCATCGGATCCATCGGGGTGGACTTCGTGCTGGGTGAGGACGCCTTCGCCATCGAGATCAATCCCCGGTTCCAGGCAACGCTGGACACCGTGGAGATGGCGACGGGGCTGAACCTCTTCCGCCTCCATATGGACGCCTGCCGTGGGCGGCTGCCGGAGCGCATGCCGGCGCCCTCGCGGTTCGCCGTGCGCCGCATCCTGTTCTCGGAGCGCGATCGGACCATCCGTGCGGACCTGGCCCCGCTCTCCCCCCGGGTGGCGGACATCCCCTGGCCGGGAACGGATGTGGAGGAGGGGCAGGCGATCATATCCCTCTATGGCTGGGGAGAGACCCCCGAAGCGGCGTTCGGGATGCTCGACAGGACGACTGATCAGGTGCGGAGGCTGCTGCAGTAA